In Sorangium aterium, the genomic stretch CCCGGGGTCGACCGTGCCGTGCTACCAGGGCCCCGCGGGGACCGAGGGCGTGGGCGTCTGCCACGCGGGCGTGCGCACCTGCAACGCCCAGGGCACGGGCTATGGCTGGTGCACCGGCCAGAGGGTGCCCGACGAGGTGGAGTGGTGCGCGAGCCCCCAGGACGAGAACTGCGACGGGCTGGTGAACCCCGCCTGCGCGCCGGTGACGCTGGCGGCGGGGAGCGCGCACTCGCTCGCGGTGCGCTCCGACGGCACGATCTGGGGCTGGGGCGACAACGGCGATTACCAGGTCAGCGTCTACCAGAACGCCGGGGTCTATGGAGATCCGTTCTTCGTCCAGGAGCTGAGCGGCGTGACCGACGCCGCCGCAGGTTACGGGCACTCGCTGGCCCTGCTCGCGGACGGCACCGTCCGGGCCTGGGGCACCAACTACGGCGGCCAGCTCGGGACCACCACGACCATCCCCGATCTCGTCGTGGTGCCCGGCCTCGACCAGGTGATCGACGTGGCGGCGGGGCGATATCACTCGATGGCGCTGCGGTCGGACGGCACGGTCTGGACCTGGGGCGATAGCTCCTCCGGCCAGCTCGGGGACGGCACCGTCGGCTGGCGCGCGACCCCGGCGCCCGTGCCCGGCCTGAGCAACGTCGTCGCCATCGCGGCGGGCGACATCCACGCGCTGGCCGTGCTCGCCGACGGCACGGTGTGGGCCTGGGGCGAGGGATCGCAGGGGCAGCTCGGCGACGGCGCGTCGGCCGACAGCGCGGTCCCGGTGCAGGTCTCGGGGCTCGACGGGGCGATCGCGGTGGCCGCGGGGACCTGGCACTCGCTGGCGCTGCGCTCGGACGGCACCGTGCGGGCCTGGGGCGAGGGGTCCGAGGGCCAGCTCGGGCAGGGCGTGGCGGCCGACAGCGCGGTGCCGGTGCCCGTCGCGGGGCTCGACGCGGTGACCGCGATCGCCGCGGGGATGGGGCACTCGCTGGCGCTGCGCTCGGACGGCACCGCCCGGGCCTGGGGGAGCAACGGCAGCGGGCAGCTCGGCAACCCGGGCTATTCGTGGTCGCA encodes the following:
- a CDS encoding RCC1 domain-containing protein, with protein sequence MRTLKIPAVMLGTWLAAASAGCENSAEEPKPGPTGSSTTTSSGGHGGEGQGGDGGQGGDGGQGGDGGQGGDGGQGGDGAGGQGGAGGQGGDGAGGHGGGEPSTFCQPDALASCYTGPAGTQGVGACAAGFMICDALGSGYGPCTGEVLPSAEACGTITDDDCDGQVNEEDAGCACVPGSAQPCYGGPAGTEGVGACHAGTQTCNALGTGYEACTGEVLPSVETCTSAADDDCDGQANEEGAGCVCVPGSTVPCYQGPAGTEGVGVCHAGVRTCNAQGTGYGWCTGQRVPDEVEWCASPQDENCDGLVNPACAPVTLAAGSAHSLAVRSDGTIWGWGDNGDYQVSVYQNAGVYGDPFFVQELSGVTDAAAGYGHSLALLADGTVRAWGTNYGGQLGTTTTIPDLVVVPGLDQVIDVAAGRYHSMALRSDGTVWTWGDSSSGQLGDGTVGWRATPAPVPGLSNVVAIAAGDIHALAVLADGTVWAWGEGSQGQLGDGASADSAVPVQVSGLDGAIAVAAGTWHSLALRSDGTVRAWGEGSEGQLGQGVAADSAVPVPVAGLDAVTAIAAGMGHSLALRSDGTARAWGSNGSGQLGNPGYSWSQPHPTPVPVLLDQITAIAAGDMYALALRADGTRWAWGDNDSGQLGYHDVGSSVGVPVEVWPHW